The Streptomyces sp. NBC_01689 genome includes a window with the following:
- a CDS encoding winged helix-turn-helix transcriptional regulator — translation MSPRRSYDQYCSAARALDAVGDRWTLLIVRELLGGPRRYTDLHADLPGVSTDVLASRLRDMERDGLTTRRRLPPPGAAYVYELTGRGTELLPVLQALGEWGAPALGERGATDAVRAHWFALPLLRGLAGEGEGLVEVRLDEGEFHVRLGAADAPVYGDGPAPEEPDVRLSLDTETCTAVSRGTSTVREAVRTGRIGVTGESTLAKVLRGD, via the coding sequence ATGTCACCTCGCCGAAGCTACGACCAGTACTGTTCCGCGGCCCGCGCGCTCGATGCCGTCGGTGACCGCTGGACCCTCCTGATCGTCCGCGAACTGCTCGGCGGCCCGCGCCGCTACACCGATCTGCACGCGGATCTGCCCGGCGTGAGCACGGACGTCCTCGCCTCCCGGCTGAGGGACATGGAGCGCGACGGGCTGACCACGCGGCGCAGGCTGCCGCCGCCGGGAGCCGCCTACGTCTATGAACTCACCGGACGGGGAACGGAGTTGCTTCCGGTTCTGCAGGCGCTCGGGGAATGGGGCGCGCCCGCTCTCGGCGAGCGCGGGGCCACCGACGCCGTGCGGGCGCACTGGTTCGCGCTGCCGCTGCTGCGGGGCCTGGCGGGGGAGGGTGAGGGGCTGGTCGAAGTCCGGCTGGACGAGGGCGAGTTCCACGTGCGGCTGGGCGCGGCGGACGCTCCGGTCTACGGCGACGGGCCCGCCCCGGAGGAGCCGGACGTCCGGCTGTCGCTGGACACCGAGACCTGTACGGCGGTGAGCCGCGGAACCTCGACCGTGCGGGAGGCGGTGCGTACCGGACGCATCGGGGTGACGGGGGAGAGCACGCTCGCCAAGGTGCTGCGCGGGGACTGA
- a CDS encoding pyridoxal phosphate-dependent aminotransferase, protein MEFRQSSKLSEVCYEIRGPVIEHADALEAAGHSVLRLNTGNPALFGFEAPEEILQDMIRMLPQAHGYTDSRGVLSARRAVAQRYQERGLEVGVDDVLLGNGVSELVSMAVQALVEDGDEVLIPAPDFPLWTAVTTLAGGKAVHYLCDEQSDWYPDLADMASKITDRTRAVVIINPNNPTGAVYPKEIIEGILDLARRHGLMVFADEIYDQILYDDAVHHSAAALAPDLVVLTFCGLSKTYRVAGFRSGWLVVTGPKQHARNYLEGLTMLASMRLCANAPAQYAIQAALGGRQSIHELTAPGGRLREQRDRAWEKLNEIPGVSCVKPKGALYAFPRIDPEVHPIHDDERFVLDLLLREKIQVVQGTGFNWPRPDHFRILTLPHADDLDAAISRIGRFLSGYRQ, encoded by the coding sequence ATGGAGTTCCGGCAGTCCAGCAAGCTCAGCGAGGTCTGTTACGAGATCCGCGGCCCGGTGATCGAGCACGCCGACGCACTGGAGGCGGCAGGCCACAGCGTGCTGCGCCTCAACACCGGCAACCCCGCGCTCTTCGGTTTCGAGGCGCCGGAGGAGATCCTCCAGGACATGATCCGGATGCTGCCCCAGGCGCACGGGTACACCGATTCGCGCGGTGTCCTCTCCGCCCGCAGGGCCGTCGCCCAGCGCTACCAGGAGCGCGGTCTGGAGGTGGGCGTCGACGACGTCCTCCTCGGCAACGGCGTCTCCGAACTCGTCTCCATGGCGGTGCAGGCCCTGGTGGAGGACGGGGACGAAGTCCTCATCCCCGCACCGGACTTCCCGCTCTGGACGGCCGTCACCACGCTCGCGGGCGGCAAGGCGGTGCACTACCTCTGCGACGAACAGTCGGACTGGTACCCGGACCTGGCCGACATGGCGTCGAAGATCACCGACCGGACCCGCGCGGTGGTCATCATCAACCCGAACAACCCCACCGGCGCGGTCTATCCGAAGGAGATCATCGAGGGCATCCTCGACCTCGCCCGCCGGCACGGCCTGATGGTCTTCGCCGACGAGATCTACGACCAGATCCTCTACGACGACGCGGTCCACCACTCGGCCGCCGCGCTCGCCCCCGATCTGGTGGTCCTGACCTTCTGCGGGCTGTCCAAGACCTACCGGGTGGCGGGATTCCGTTCGGGCTGGCTGGTGGTGACGGGCCCCAAGCAGCACGCCCGGAACTATCTGGAGGGCCTGACGATGCTCGCCTCCATGCGGCTGTGCGCCAACGCGCCCGCCCAGTACGCCATCCAGGCCGCGCTCGGCGGCCGCCAGTCCATCCACGAACTGACCGCGCCGGGCGGCAGGCTGCGCGAACAGCGCGACCGGGCCTGGGAGAAGCTCAACGAGATCCCGGGTGTCTCCTGCGTCAAGCCGAAGGGCGCGCTGTACGCCTTCCCGCGCATCGACCCCGAGGTGCACCCGATCCACGACGACGAGCGGTTCGTGCTGGACCTGCTGCTCCGCGAGAAGATCCAGGTCGTCCAGGGCACCGGCTTCAACTGGCCGCGCCCCGACCACTTCCGCATCCTCACCCTCCCGCACGCCGACGACCTGGACGCGGCGATCAGCCGGATCGGGCGTTTCCTGAGCGGGTACCGCCAGTAG
- a CDS encoding histidine phosphatase family protein: MGDLLLVRHGETEWSLSGRHTGSTDIPLTENGREQARRLAPLIASYHISTAFVSPMQRARETARLAGVEGARIDADLCEWDYGGYEGVTTVEIHRARPDWFLFDDGVAPGPPEHPGESPAQVGARAERMLAKIDAALAEVQGSVAVFSHGHFLRVLTARRLGLPAEAGALFQLATGTVSRLSTEHRRHVVAGWNVRPSS; the protein is encoded by the coding sequence ATGGGCGACCTCCTTCTCGTGCGGCACGGCGAGACCGAGTGGTCCTTGTCCGGGCGGCACACCGGATCGACCGACATCCCGTTGACCGAGAACGGCCGCGAGCAGGCGCGGCGGCTGGCCCCGCTGATCGCCTCGTACCACATCTCCACGGCGTTCGTCAGTCCGATGCAGCGGGCGCGGGAGACGGCGCGGCTGGCCGGGGTCGAGGGGGCGAGGATCGACGCGGACCTGTGCGAGTGGGACTACGGCGGGTACGAGGGGGTGACGACCGTGGAGATCCACCGGGCCAGGCCCGACTGGTTCCTCTTCGACGACGGGGTCGCGCCCGGACCTCCGGAGCATCCCGGCGAGAGCCCCGCGCAGGTCGGGGCGCGCGCGGAACGGATGCTGGCCAAGATCGACGCGGCGCTCGCCGAGGTGCAGGGCAGTGTCGCCGTCTTCTCCCACGGCCACTTCCTGCGGGTGCTGACGGCACGGCGGCTGGGACTGCCCGCCGAGGCCGGCGCGCTGTTCCAGCTCGCCACCGGGACCGTGAGCCGGCTGAGCACCGAGCACCGCCGCCACGTGGTCGCCGGCTGGAATGTCAGACCCTCCTCGTAG
- a CDS encoding chitosanase, with product MRTPHTHTSRRTLLALLGASLVAVPVLAAQSASGAAAVGLDDPAKKEIAMKLVSSAENSSLDWKAQYKYIEDIGDGRGYTAGIIGFCSGTGDMLDLVELYTQRKPGNVLAKYLPALRNVDGSDSHQGLDPGFPADWRKAAQDTAFQQAQNDERDRVYFNPAVQQGKADGIGVLGQFTYYDAIVMHGDGSDSTSFSSIRKRALAKAKTPAQGGDEVTYLNAFLDARVWAMKQEEAHSDTTRVDTEQRVFVKNRNLNLNTPLDWKVYGDSYHIG from the coding sequence GTGCGCACCCCCCACACCCACACGTCACGACGCACCCTGCTCGCTCTCCTCGGAGCGTCCCTGGTGGCGGTTCCGGTCCTCGCGGCGCAGTCCGCGAGCGGTGCCGCGGCCGTCGGCCTGGACGACCCGGCGAAGAAGGAGATCGCCATGAAGCTCGTCTCCAGCGCGGAGAACTCCTCGCTGGACTGGAAGGCGCAGTACAAGTACATCGAGGACATCGGCGACGGGCGCGGCTACACGGCCGGGATCATCGGCTTCTGCTCGGGCACCGGCGACATGCTCGACCTCGTCGAGCTGTACACCCAGCGCAAGCCGGGCAACGTCCTCGCCAAGTACCTGCCCGCGCTGCGCAACGTGGACGGCAGCGACTCGCACCAGGGGCTGGACCCCGGGTTCCCCGCGGACTGGCGCAAGGCCGCCCAGGACACGGCGTTCCAGCAGGCCCAGAACGACGAGCGGGACCGGGTCTACTTCAACCCCGCCGTCCAGCAGGGCAAGGCCGACGGCATCGGCGTGCTCGGGCAGTTCACCTACTACGACGCCATCGTCATGCACGGCGACGGCTCGGACAGCACCAGCTTCAGCAGCATCCGCAAGCGGGCGCTGGCCAAGGCGAAAACCCCGGCCCAGGGCGGCGACGAGGTGACCTACCTCAACGCCTTCCTCGACGCCCGGGTCTGGGCGATGAAGCAGGAGGAGGCGCACTCCGACACCACCCGGGTCGACACCGAGCAGCGGGTGTTCGTCAAGAACCGGAACCTCAACCTGAACACACCGCTGGACTGGAAGGTGTACGGCGACAGTTACCACATCGGCTGA
- a CDS encoding nucleobase:cation symporter-2 family protein, whose amino-acid sequence MAASGLQHVAAMYAGVVAPPLIVGAAAGLSGGELTFLTGACLFTAGLATFLQTLGFWKIGARLPFVNGVTFAGVAPMTAIVASTDDRSDALPIVFGAVVVAGVLGFVAAPFFSRAVRFFPPVVTGSVITLIGVSLLPVAFGWAQGPDPAARDYGSPTSLGLAATTLVIVLLLRRFTRGFVKQVAVLLGLVAGTLVAIPLGVTDFTPVADADLVGFPTPFHFGAPQFQLAAILSMCVVMVVSMTESTADMLALGEIVDRPADERTIAAGLRADTLGSALSPLFNGFMCSAFAQNIGLVAMTRIRSRYVVATGGGFLVLMGLCPAAASLIAVVPRPVLGGAGVVLFGSVAASGIQTLVRAGLDKDDNVLIVAVSLAVGIIPITAPGFYHAFPQTARIVLDSGISTGCVTAVVLNLVFNHWGRRRDADEVTHPMEVGEDLKTAPAH is encoded by the coding sequence ATGGCGGCGAGCGGCCTCCAGCACGTCGCCGCCATGTACGCGGGAGTCGTCGCCCCGCCCCTGATCGTCGGCGCCGCCGCGGGGCTCTCCGGCGGCGAACTGACCTTCCTCACCGGCGCGTGTCTGTTCACCGCGGGCCTCGCCACCTTCCTCCAGACGCTCGGCTTCTGGAAGATCGGCGCCCGGCTGCCGTTCGTCAACGGGGTCACCTTCGCCGGTGTCGCCCCGATGACCGCGATCGTCGCCTCCACCGACGACAGGAGCGACGCCCTGCCGATCGTCTTCGGCGCGGTCGTCGTCGCGGGCGTCCTCGGCTTCGTCGCCGCCCCCTTCTTCAGCAGGGCGGTCCGCTTCTTCCCGCCCGTCGTCACCGGATCGGTCATCACCCTCATCGGTGTCTCCCTGCTGCCGGTCGCCTTCGGCTGGGCGCAGGGCCCCGACCCGGCGGCGCGCGACTACGGTTCGCCGACCTCGCTGGGCCTCGCCGCCACGACCCTCGTGATCGTGCTGCTGCTGCGCCGCTTCACCCGCGGTTTCGTCAAACAGGTCGCCGTGCTCCTCGGTCTGGTCGCCGGCACCCTCGTCGCGATCCCGCTCGGCGTCACGGACTTCACCCCGGTCGCCGACGCCGACCTGGTGGGCTTCCCGACCCCCTTCCACTTCGGCGCCCCGCAGTTCCAGCTCGCCGCGATCCTCTCGATGTGCGTGGTCATGGTGGTCTCGATGACCGAATCGACCGCGGACATGCTGGCGTTGGGCGAGATCGTCGACCGTCCGGCCGACGAGCGGACCATCGCGGCGGGTCTGCGGGCCGACACGCTCGGCTCCGCGCTCAGCCCGCTCTTCAACGGGTTCATGTGCAGCGCCTTCGCCCAGAACATCGGCCTCGTCGCGATGACCCGCATCCGCAGCCGGTACGTGGTCGCCACCGGCGGCGGCTTCCTGGTCCTGATGGGCCTGTGCCCGGCGGCGGCCTCACTGATCGCGGTCGTACCCCGTCCGGTGCTCGGCGGCGCGGGTGTGGTCCTCTTCGGCTCGGTCGCCGCCAGCGGCATCCAGACCCTCGTACGGGCCGGTCTGGACAAGGACGACAACGTCCTGATCGTCGCCGTGTCGCTGGCCGTCGGCATCATCCCGATCACCGCGCCCGGCTTCTACCACGCCTTCCCGCAGACCGCGCGGATCGTCCTGGACTCGGGGATCTCGACGGGTTGCGTGACCGCCGTCGTCCTCAACCTGGTCTTCAACCACTGGGGCAGGCGGCGTGACGCGGACGAGGTCACCCACCCGATGGAGGTCGGCGAGGACCTGAAGACCGCTCCGGCGCACTGA
- a CDS encoding 8-oxoguanine deaminase, with amino-acid sequence MAAARRIVIENCSIATVDADDTEYATGHIVVAGDRIESLGAGSAPDGLENVVRRVDGTGHLATPGLVNTHHHFYQWITRGLATDHNLFDWLVALYPTWARIDEQMVYAAAQGSLAMMARGGVTTAMDHHYVFPKGSGDLSGVIIRAAREAGVRFTLARGSMDRSEKDGGLPPDFAVETLDGALAATEATVDEYHDASFGAMTQIAVAPCSPFSVSTELLTQGAELARRKGVRLHTHGSETVEEEQFCKELFGRGPTDYFESTGWLGEDVWMAHCVHMNDSDIAAFARTRTGVAHCPSSNARLGAGIARVPDLLAAGVPVGLGVDGTASNESGELHTELRNALLVNRLGAHRETALNARQALRLGTFGGAQVLGRAAEIGSLEPGKLADLVLWRLDTLAHASIADPVAALVLGAAAPVTLSLVNGLPVVENGRLLNVDEDAVARSTRAEAQRLARIAARA; translated from the coding sequence ATGGCAGCAGCCCGGCGCATCGTCATCGAGAACTGTTCGATCGCGACCGTCGACGCCGACGACACCGAGTACGCCACCGGGCACATCGTCGTCGCCGGTGACCGCATCGAGTCCCTCGGCGCGGGCAGCGCACCCGACGGGCTGGAGAACGTGGTCCGCCGTGTCGACGGCACCGGCCATCTGGCCACCCCCGGCCTGGTCAACACCCACCACCACTTCTACCAGTGGATCACCCGCGGACTGGCCACCGACCACAACCTCTTCGACTGGCTCGTGGCGCTGTACCCCACCTGGGCGCGCATCGACGAGCAGATGGTGTACGCGGCCGCCCAGGGCTCCCTCGCGATGATGGCCCGTGGCGGCGTCACGACCGCCATGGACCACCACTACGTCTTCCCGAAGGGCTCCGGAGACCTGTCGGGCGTCATCATCAGGGCCGCCCGCGAGGCGGGTGTCCGCTTCACCCTGGCCCGCGGCTCCATGGACCGCAGCGAGAAGGACGGCGGCCTGCCGCCCGACTTCGCCGTCGAGACCCTCGACGGCGCCCTCGCCGCCACCGAGGCGACCGTCGACGAGTACCACGACGCCTCCTTCGGCGCCATGACGCAGATCGCCGTCGCCCCCTGCTCGCCATTCTCCGTCTCCACCGAACTCCTCACACAGGGAGCGGAGTTGGCGCGGCGCAAGGGCGTGAGGCTGCACACCCACGGGTCGGAGACCGTCGAGGAGGAGCAGTTCTGCAAGGAGCTGTTCGGCCGAGGCCCCACCGACTACTTCGAGTCCACCGGCTGGCTCGGCGAGGACGTGTGGATGGCCCACTGCGTCCACATGAACGACTCCGACATCGCCGCCTTCGCCCGGACGCGGACGGGCGTCGCCCACTGCCCCTCCTCCAACGCCCGCCTGGGGGCCGGGATCGCGCGCGTCCCCGACCTGCTCGCGGCCGGCGTCCCGGTCGGCCTCGGCGTCGACGGAACCGCGTCCAACGAGTCCGGCGAACTCCACACCGAGCTGCGCAACGCCCTCCTCGTCAACCGTCTCGGCGCCCACCGGGAAACCGCCCTGAACGCCCGGCAGGCCCTGCGCCTGGGCACCTTCGGCGGCGCGCAGGTCCTCGGCAGGGCGGCCGAGATCGGCTCCCTGGAGCCGGGCAAGCTCGCCGACCTGGTGCTGTGGCGGCTGGACACCCTGGCCCACGCGTCGATCGCCGACCCGGTCGCCGCGCTGGTCCTCGGTGCGGCGGCGCCGGTCACCCTCTCCCTCGTCAACGGTCTCCCGGTCGTCGAGAACGGCCGGCTGCTGAACGTCGACGAGGACGCCGTCGCCCGCTCCACGCGGGCGGAGGCCCAGCGCCTCGCGCGGATCGCCGCGCGGGCCTGA
- the pucL gene encoding factor-independent urate hydroxylase, whose translation MTDTPRPARPVVLGQNQYGKAENRVVRITRDGATHHIKDLNVSVALSGDMEEVHYSGSNANVLPTDTTKNTVYAFAKEYGIESAEQFGIHLARHFVTSQEPIGTARIRIEEYAWERIETSDANSRFIGADEVKHSFVRKGQETRVTQVTFDGRTWEVVSGLKDLVVMNSTNSEFWGFVKDRYTTLPEAHDRILATQVSARWRFNWSGDEQKMPTWEKSYDQVRKHMLQAFAETYSLSLQQTLYQMGARIINNRSEIDEVRFSLPNKHHFLVDLSPFGLENDNEVYYAADRPYGLIEATVLRDGCEPRIPVDLTNL comes from the coding sequence ATGACGGACACCCCCCGACCCGCGCGCCCTGTGGTCCTGGGACAGAACCAGTACGGCAAGGCCGAGAACCGGGTCGTCAGGATCACCCGCGACGGCGCCACCCATCACATCAAGGACCTCAACGTGTCCGTGGCGCTCAGCGGCGACATGGAAGAGGTCCACTACTCCGGATCGAACGCCAACGTCCTGCCGACGGACACCACCAAGAACACGGTGTACGCCTTCGCCAAGGAGTACGGCATCGAGTCCGCCGAGCAGTTCGGCATCCACCTCGCCCGGCACTTCGTGACCAGCCAGGAACCGATCGGCACGGCACGCATCCGGATCGAGGAGTACGCCTGGGAGCGCATCGAGACCTCGGACGCCAACTCCCGGTTCATCGGCGCCGACGAGGTCAAGCACTCCTTCGTGCGCAAGGGCCAGGAGACCCGGGTCACCCAGGTCACCTTCGACGGACGGACCTGGGAGGTGGTCTCGGGACTGAAGGACCTCGTCGTGATGAACTCGACGAACTCCGAGTTCTGGGGCTTCGTCAAGGACAGGTACACGACGCTGCCCGAGGCGCACGACCGCATCCTGGCCACCCAGGTCTCCGCCCGCTGGCGCTTCAACTGGAGCGGCGACGAGCAGAAGATGCCCACCTGGGAGAAGTCCTACGACCAGGTCAGGAAGCACATGCTCCAGGCCTTCGCGGAGACGTACTCCCTGTCGCTGCAGCAGACCCTGTACCAGATGGGCGCGCGCATCATCAACAACCGGAGCGAGATCGACGAGGTCCGCTTCTCCCTCCCGAACAAGCACCACTTCCTCGTGGACCTCTCGCCGTTCGGGCTGGAGAACGACAACGAGGTCTACTACGCCGCCGACCGGCCCTACGGGCTGATCGAGGCGACGGTCCTGCGGGACGGCTGCGAACCGCGCATCCCGGTCGACCTCACCAACCTCTGA
- the uraH gene encoding hydroxyisourate hydrolase, which yields MSTDTTASVSTHILDTSAGRPAAEVAVRLAARSGRDAGWHPLGGSATDADGRCKDLPALPEGTTHVRLDFEVEAYFEKKQAEARQDAPANRDSATGGVFFPEVAITFAVTPGEHYHVPLLLNPFGYSVYRGS from the coding sequence ATGAGCACCGACACCACGGCTTCCGTGTCCACGCACATCCTGGACACCAGCGCCGGCCGCCCCGCCGCCGAGGTCGCCGTGCGGCTCGCGGCCCGCTCCGGCCGCGACGCCGGCTGGCACCCGCTCGGCGGCTCCGCGACCGACGCGGACGGGCGGTGCAAGGACCTGCCGGCACTGCCGGAGGGGACGACCCACGTACGGCTCGACTTCGAGGTCGAGGCGTACTTCGAGAAGAAGCAAGCCGAGGCGCGGCAGGACGCCCCCGCGAACCGGGACAGCGCTACGGGCGGAGTGTTCTTCCCCGAGGTGGCGATCACCTTCGCCGTGACACCGGGCGAGCACTACCACGTACCGCTGCTGCTCAACCCGTTCGGCTACTCCGTTTACCGAGGGAGCTAG
- the uraD gene encoding 2-oxo-4-hydroxy-4-carboxy-5-ureidoimidazoline decarboxylase, producing MTSTTTPGGLARFNALEEPAAHAALLEVCASEAWARGLLARRPYPTPDALFAASDAATAALSTADLAEAMAGHPPIGRPRPGDPTSSREQRGMAGASAELRAEMLELNLAYQERFGHVFLICATGRTAEQMRDALAERLGNAPGREYEIVRVELTAINRIRLGRLLEEEEV from the coding sequence GTGACGTCGACTACGACACCCGGTGGTCTCGCCCGGTTCAACGCCCTGGAGGAGCCGGCGGCCCACGCCGCACTCCTCGAGGTCTGCGCCTCGGAGGCCTGGGCACGCGGACTGCTCGCCCGGCGCCCGTACCCCACCCCCGACGCCCTGTTCGCCGCGAGCGACGCCGCCACGGCCGCGCTGTCCACGGCGGACCTGGCGGAGGCGATGGCCGGACACCCGCCGATCGGGCGGCCGAGACCCGGCGACCCGACCTCCTCCCGGGAGCAGCGCGGCATGGCCGGCGCCTCCGCGGAACTCAGGGCGGAGATGCTCGAACTGAACCTGGCCTACCAGGAGAGGTTCGGACATGTCTTCCTGATCTGCGCCACCGGCCGCACCGCCGAGCAGATGCGCGACGCGCTCGCGGAACGCCTCGGCAACGCACCCGGGCGGGAGTACGAGATCGTCCGCGTCGAGCTGACGGCGATCAACCGCATCCGCCTCGGCCGACTCCTGGAGGAAGAAGAGGTATGA
- a CDS encoding helix-turn-helix domain-containing protein — MTGAGDEPFVAAVKPLVDAMGGEMLAPGEAGPDDVVLSWEGAEVVAVRLPQLADSLDHILAALERKHGKPLAELDRRTKQEVVRVLEARGAFSVRHGVETVAGALGVSRFTVYNYLNREKQA; from the coding sequence GTGACCGGCGCCGGGGACGAGCCCTTCGTCGCCGCGGTCAAGCCGCTGGTCGACGCCATGGGGGGCGAGATGCTGGCGCCCGGTGAGGCCGGGCCCGACGACGTCGTGCTCTCCTGGGAGGGTGCCGAGGTGGTCGCCGTGCGTCTGCCGCAGCTCGCCGACTCGCTCGATCACATCCTGGCCGCCCTGGAGCGCAAGCACGGCAAACCCCTGGCCGAGCTCGACCGCAGGACCAAGCAGGAGGTCGTACGGGTGCTGGAGGCGCGCGGAGCCTTCTCCGTGCGGCACGGCGTGGAGACCGTGGCGGGCGCGCTCGGGGTGAGCCGCTTCACCGTCTACAACTATCTGAACCGGGAGAAGCAGGCCTGA
- a CDS encoding TIM barrel protein, whose translation MTGFASSTAAEQRFNVNLSILFTELPLLERPAAAAAAGFTAVELWWPWIDSPTPPPAELDALKRAIEDAGVRLTGLNFYAGRLPGPDRGALSIPGEESERFRANIDVAADFARSLGCGALNALYGNRVAGVDPAEQDALALENLVLAARAADRIGAVLLIETLNRPESPDYPLVSAAAGVAVVDRVNEATGLGNARFLMDLYHLSMNGEDLPRAISAYAGRTGHVQIADNPGRGAPGTGTLPLDDLLGQLRDAGYQGWVGLEYKPGDRPSAEAFDWLPVEARAAAR comes from the coding sequence ATGACCGGTTTCGCATCGAGCACGGCCGCAGAGCAGCGCTTCAACGTCAACCTGTCGATCCTCTTCACGGAACTCCCGCTCCTGGAACGCCCCGCGGCCGCCGCGGCGGCCGGTTTCACCGCGGTCGAACTGTGGTGGCCCTGGATCGACTCCCCCACCCCGCCGCCGGCCGAACTGGACGCCCTCAAGCGGGCGATCGAGGACGCGGGCGTCCGGCTGACGGGCCTCAACTTCTACGCCGGGCGGCTCCCCGGCCCCGACCGGGGAGCGCTGTCGATCCCCGGCGAGGAGTCGGAGCGGTTCCGCGCCAACATCGACGTGGCGGCGGACTTCGCGCGGTCACTGGGCTGCGGGGCGCTCAACGCCCTGTACGGCAATCGCGTCGCGGGCGTGGACCCGGCCGAACAGGACGCGCTCGCGCTGGAGAACCTCGTCCTCGCGGCGCGGGCGGCCGACCGGATCGGCGCGGTCCTGCTGATCGAGACGCTCAACCGGCCGGAGTCCCCGGACTATCCCCTGGTGAGCGCCGCGGCCGGGGTCGCCGTCGTCGACCGGGTGAACGAGGCGACCGGCCTCGGCAACGCCAGATTCCTCATGGACCTGTACCACCTGTCCATGAACGGCGAGGACCTGCCGCGGGCGATCTCCGCGTACGCCGGGAGGACCGGCCATGTGCAGATCGCCGACAACCCCGGCCGCGGCGCGCCGGGCACCGGCACGCTCCCGCTGGACGACCTGCTCGGACAGCTGCGCGACGCCGGTTACCAGGGCTGGGTCGGCCTGGAGTACAAGCCGGGCGACCGCCCGAGCGCCGAGGCCTTCGACTGGCTGCCCGTCGAGGCCCGGGCCGCCGCCCGCTGA
- a CDS encoding 2-hydroxy-3-oxopropionate reductase has protein sequence MSTLPKVAWIGLGIMGSPMSENLIKAGYDVTGFTLEQDKLDRLAAAGGTAAGSIAEAVRDADVVITMVPASPQVEAIAYGPDGILENVRRGALLVDMSSITPRTSVDLARAAADRGVRVLDAPVSGGEAGAVEAVLSIMVGGEQADFDAAEPIFEALGRTIVLCGPHGSGQTVKAANQLIVAVNIQACAEAVVFLEKSGVDLRAALDVLNGGLAGSTVLTRKKDNFLGRDFKPGFRVDLHHKDMGIVTDAARAVGAALPVGTAVAQLVASLRAQGDGGLDHSALLRAVERLSGAQL, from the coding sequence ATGAGCACACTCCCGAAGGTCGCGTGGATCGGGCTCGGTATCATGGGCTCCCCGATGTCGGAGAACCTGATCAAGGCCGGGTACGACGTCACCGGGTTCACCCTGGAGCAGGACAAGCTGGACCGGCTGGCCGCGGCCGGCGGCACGGCGGCGGGATCGATCGCCGAGGCCGTCCGCGACGCCGACGTGGTGATCACGATGGTGCCCGCCTCCCCCCAGGTCGAGGCCATCGCCTACGGACCCGACGGCATCCTGGAGAACGTGCGGCGCGGCGCGCTGCTCGTCGACATGTCGTCGATCACCCCGCGGACCTCCGTGGACCTCGCGCGGGCCGCCGCGGACAGGGGCGTCCGCGTCCTCGACGCGCCGGTGTCCGGAGGTGAGGCCGGAGCCGTCGAGGCGGTGCTGTCCATCATGGTCGGCGGCGAGCAGGCCGACTTCGACGCGGCCGAACCGATCTTCGAGGCGCTCGGCCGGACCATCGTGCTCTGCGGTCCGCACGGCTCGGGCCAGACCGTGAAGGCCGCCAACCAGCTGATCGTCGCCGTGAACATCCAGGCGTGCGCCGAGGCCGTGGTGTTCCTGGAGAAGTCGGGCGTGGACCTGCGGGCGGCGCTCGACGTGCTGAACGGCGGCCTGGCCGGCTCGACCGTGCTGACGCGCAAGAAGGACAACTTCCTCGGCCGCGACTTCAAGCCGGGCTTCCGTGTCGACCTGCACCACAAGGACATGGGCATCGTCACGGACGCGGCCCGCGCCGTGGGCGCCGCGCTGCCGGTCGGCACCGCGGTGGCCCAGCTGGTGGCCTCGCTGCGCGCACAGGGCGACGGCGGCCTGGACCACTCGGCCCTGCTGCGGGCCGTCGAGCGCCTCTCCGGCGCGCAGCTCTGA